The following are encoded together in the Planctobacterium marinum genome:
- a CDS encoding Hpt domain-containing protein — protein MQQDKETLFDTEFGLNQLSGNRDLLIKMLDRFAADYASVGQELQDAVAQQDVAIGKAKAHTIKGVAGNLGLWKLHHSSKELEELFKAPDSDFTACLASFNQVMSDTFAALEQFKSGDSAPNDTGTPVEETPPGGSPVDAKAELTTLLEGFEFIDADNLQQLLKDAAITEDKRDEITQAISDLDYPSAIELLNS, from the coding sequence ATGCAACAGGACAAAGAAACGTTATTTGACACTGAGTTTGGGCTGAACCAGCTCAGTGGTAATAGAGATTTACTGATCAAAATGTTAGACCGGTTCGCCGCCGATTACGCATCAGTAGGTCAAGAGCTGCAAGACGCTGTTGCACAGCAAGATGTTGCCATCGGAAAAGCCAAAGCTCACACCATCAAAGGTGTTGCAGGAAACTTGGGGCTTTGGAAGCTGCATCATAGCAGTAAAGAGCTTGAGGAATTATTTAAAGCACCTGACAGTGACTTTACAGCCTGCCTGGCGAGTTTTAATCAGGTGATGAGCGATACATTCGCTGCGCTGGAACAGTTTAAATCAGGAGACAGCGCGCCCAACGATACAGGCACTCCAGTTGAAGAAACGCCGCCCGGTGGCTCACCCGTAGATGCCAAAGCCGAACTCACCACCCTGCTGGAAGGCTTTGAATTTATTGATGCCGATAATCTGCAACAACTCCTCAAGGATGCTGCTATCACAGAAGATAAGCGCGACGAAATCACGCAAGCCATAAGCGACCTGGACTACCCAAGCGCCATCGAGTTATTAAATAGCTAA
- a CDS encoding TIGR01621 family pseudouridine synthase, with amino-acid sequence MTIPVIAEHRDFFIVNKPADINVHQQELSDGLITRLKQQLQSNELWLVHRLDQITSGCLVIARNKETTSQLGRQFQQRKVTKFYLALCDKRPKKRQGLIKGDMKKIRSGKWALSRSFENPAITQFYDMGLGNGLRLQLLKPYTGQTHQLRVALNSLGSTILGDDFYGGTSADRTYLHAWQIAFELNGERHQFSCLPQSGEHFLAPEFINKTEEIQPVMTEFRWPEITFNDPEKAP; translated from the coding sequence ATGACAATCCCGGTAATCGCAGAACACCGGGATTTTTTTATTGTGAATAAACCCGCTGATATCAATGTTCATCAACAGGAACTCAGCGATGGATTAATCACTCGCCTCAAACAGCAATTGCAAAGCAACGAGTTATGGCTGGTTCATCGACTGGATCAAATCACCTCTGGTTGTCTGGTTATTGCGCGCAACAAGGAGACTACCAGCCAGCTAGGCCGGCAGTTTCAGCAACGAAAAGTGACTAAGTTCTATCTAGCACTGTGTGACAAACGTCCCAAAAAAAGACAAGGCCTCATCAAAGGCGATATGAAAAAAATTCGCTCGGGCAAGTGGGCACTGTCCCGCTCATTTGAAAATCCGGCAATAACGCAGTTTTACGATATGGGCCTGGGTAATGGTCTGAGGTTGCAACTATTAAAGCCCTATACCGGACAAACCCATCAGCTCAGGGTAGCACTCAACAGCTTGGGAAGTACCATCTTAGGAGACGACTTTTACGGTGGAACTTCAGCAGACAGAACCTATTTACACGCATGGCAAATCGCCTTTGAACTGAACGGTGAAAGGCATCAGTTTTCCTGCCTGCCACAAAGCGGAGAACACTTTCTCGCACCTGAATTCATCAATAAAACTGAAGAAATCCAGCCGGTAATGACAGAATTCCGCTGGCCAGAGATTACCTTCAATGACCCGGAGAAAGCGCCGTGA